Sequence from the Candidatus Rokuibacteriota bacterium genome:
GCCGTGGTTCATGACGAAGCGCGCCTCGCGGAGGGCGCCGAGGCGACGCAGCCGGACGTTCGGGCGGATCTCCCGCGTGGAGGGCAGGAAGCCGTGGTCCGAGACCACAAACACGCTTGTCTGATCCACGACAGCAGTGGGCAGCGAATCCAGGAACCGGCCGATGAGACCATCGACATACTCGATGGCCCAATAGGCCTCCGGCGAGCGCGGCCCGTAGAGGTGCTGGAAGCTATCAACGCAGAGGAAGTGGACGAGGAGCAGGTTGGGCTCGTGCCGCCGCGCCACGTGTGCCGCGACGCTGCCGACCATCTCGTCCTTGTAAAAGCGCTTGGGGAGCTGGGCCCACTCGCCCTGCCGGTGCAGCGGGTAGCCGAGCGCGCGCAGCTCTTCCCAGACGCCACGCGCGGTCTGTGTCTCGAACACGTGCTGGTCCTTGAAGAACGGCAGATTGAAGTCGAGCGTCGTCGCGTTGCGGGTGGCGGGCCAGTCGATCGCCGCTGTCCGGAGGCCCGCCGCATGCGCGCGGTCGTAGACGGTCTGCGCGCGCAGGAGGGCGGGCGCGTCGTAGATAGGATCGCCGGTCAGGTCCTCCGGCGCCAGCGTCTTGCGGTTCAGGATGTGGTTGGCGACGACACCATGCGCGCGCGGGCTGACACCCGTCACCAGGCTCGCGTGGGTCGGCCACGTGGTGCTCGGGAACACGGTCTCCATGCCGGCAGCCAGCGCACCGCGCTCCGCGAGCTGGCGGAGCACAGGCGCCCGCACCGCGGGGTCCCGCCAGTAGAAGGCGGCGAAGCCATCAATGCTGATGATGATGACGCGCGGCTTCATGGGGGGAGAGCATAGCGCGTTGGCGATTGGCCCGTGTGGTAGGATCGCGGCCACTGACGCTCAGGAGGATTCCATGGCCTACGACCTGCTGATCAAGAACGGCTTGCTGGTGGACGGCACGGGGGCGCCGGCGCGCCGGGCCGATGTGGCCATTGTGGGCGGCACGATCGCCGAGATCGGCCACGTGACGGGCGGCGCGACGAAGGTGATCGATGCCGCCGACCTCGTGGTCGCGCCGGGCTTCATCGACCCGCACACCCATTATGATGCCCAGATCTGCTGGGACGGCGCGGTGACCCCGTCGTCGTGGCACGGCGTCACGAGCGTCATCATGGGCAACTGCGGCGTGGGCATCGCGCCGTGCAGGCCCACGGCGCGCGAGGTCGCCATGCGCGACCTGGTCAACGTCGAGGCGATTCCGTTCGACGTCCTCAACATGGGCATCACCTGGGACTGGGAGACCTTCCCGGAATTCCTCGAGGCCGCGGCGCGGCGGAGGCCGTCGCTCAACTTGGGCTTCCTGGCGCCCCTGACCCCGTTCCGCCACTGGGTGATGGGCGAGGCGTCGATAGAGCGAGCCGCGACGCCCGACGAGACCGTGCAGATCAAGGCGCTGCTCGGCGAGGCGATCGATGCCGGCGCGTTCGGCTTCTCGACGACGATCCTCAACCAGCACCTGGGCTTCCAGGGCCGCCCGCTCGCGTGCCGCAACGCCAGCCGCGACGAGCTCACGGCGTACGCCAACGCGCTCAAGGAGCGCGGCAAGGGCGCCATCGAGATCGCCCTGACCCGCAAGATCGCGGTGATGGACGACGAGGAGTACGACCTGCTCGACCTCCTCCTGCGCGAGAGCGGCCAGCACGTGACGTTCCTGGCGCTCTTCGACCGCGACGACATCCCGGAGGCGGTGCGCGACACGCTGCGCAAGGCGGCGCCGCTCATCGCCCGCGGTGCGCGGCCGCAGACCTCGCCGCTGCCGCTGACGCGCGACATCAACATGCGCAGCCCGTTCTCGTTCGCGGCGTTCCCCTCCTGGAACCGGGTGTTCGTCGACAAGTCGAAGGCGGCCCAGGCCGCCGTCTACGCCGACCCCGCCTTCCGCAACCAGTTCCGCGAGGAGCTGAAGCAACCGATGGCCTTCGGCAACTGGGCGCGCATCAACGTGCACGAGGTCAAGTCGCCCGCGCTGAAAGCGCTCGAGGGCCGCGCGATCGCGGACATCGCCCGCGAGCAGGGCAAGGACGGCGTCGATGCCTTCCTGGACCTGACCCTCCAGGACGACCTCGAGATTGAGTTCACCATGGCCTCGTTCAACACGCGGGTCGACCGCATGACGGAGATCCTGAATGACAAGAGCGTGCTGGTGGCGCTGGGCGACGGCGGGGCGCATGTCGACATGCTGTGCGACGCGGGCTACCCGACGTATCTCCTCGGCACCTGGGTGCGCGAGCGCCAGGCGTTAACGCTGGAGGAAGGGGTGCGGCGGCTCACTTCGGATCCGGCCGAGGTCTTCGGCATCCGGGACCGCGGCCGGCTCGCCCCCGGGCTCGCCGCCGACGTCGCCATCTTCGGCGCGGCCCGCGTGGGCTCGACCAACCGCGGCGAGCGGCGCTTCGACCTGCCCGGCGGAGCCAAGCGCATGGTCATGCCGTCGCGCGGCGTCGAGTACACCGTGGTCAACGGCGCGGTGACCTGGGCGGACCGCAAGCTCACCGGCGCGGCCGCGGGCCAGGTGCTGCGCTCCTGAGCCGTGGGATTCCTAGCTTGGCCTGCGCGAGTTGGGACTGATCGCGGCCATCGCGCTCCTGAACGGTTGCCCGGCGTTCGGAAAACGAATGCAATCGCTCGGGCACTGCACGCAGCTCCGGACATGCTGATCGATCAACCGGTGGACTT
This genomic interval carries:
- a CDS encoding ectonucleotide pyrophosphatase/phosphodiesterase, with the protein product MKPRVIIISIDGFAAFYWRDPAVRAPVLRQLAERGALAAGMETVFPSTTWPTHASLVTGVSPRAHGVVANHILNRKTLAPEDLTGDPIYDAPALLRAQTVYDRAHAAGLRTAAIDWPATRNATTLDFNLPFFKDQHVFETQTARGVWEELRALGYPLHRQGEWAQLPKRFYKDEMVGSVAAHVARRHEPNLLLVHFLCVDSFQHLYGPRSPEAYWAIEYVDGLIGRFLDSLPTAVVDQTSVFVVSDHGFLPSTREIRPNVRLRRLGALREARFVMNHGAGALYRLDADERALEKLAREIEKMEGVSGMWSAGDYPALGLPAPADHPQVADVMFEAAPGYSFGDAAEGDDEHGAPKYLGTHGQRPTYADNAAFFLASGAEIARGREIAQIKSRDVAPTVARVLGVDMGAVEGGVLEQALA
- a CDS encoding amidohydrolase family protein; the encoded protein is MAYDLLIKNGLLVDGTGAPARRADVAIVGGTIAEIGHVTGGATKVIDAADLVVAPGFIDPHTHYDAQICWDGAVTPSSWHGVTSVIMGNCGVGIAPCRPTAREVAMRDLVNVEAIPFDVLNMGITWDWETFPEFLEAAARRRPSLNLGFLAPLTPFRHWVMGEASIERAATPDETVQIKALLGEAIDAGAFGFSTTILNQHLGFQGRPLACRNASRDELTAYANALKERGKGAIEIALTRKIAVMDDEEYDLLDLLLRESGQHVTFLALFDRDDIPEAVRDTLRKAAPLIARGARPQTSPLPLTRDINMRSPFSFAAFPSWNRVFVDKSKAAQAAVYADPAFRNQFREELKQPMAFGNWARINVHEVKSPALKALEGRAIADIAREQGKDGVDAFLDLTLQDDLEIEFTMASFNTRVDRMTEILNDKSVLVALGDGGAHVDMLCDAGYPTYLLGTWVRERQALTLEEGVRRLTSDPAEVFGIRDRGRLAPGLAADVAIFGAARVGSTNRGERRFDLPGGAKRMVMPSRGVEYTVVNGAVTWADRKLTGAAAGQVLRS